Proteins encoded in a region of the Pieris rapae chromosome 10, ilPieRapa1.1, whole genome shotgun sequence genome:
- the LOC110994258 gene encoding uncharacterized protein LOC110994258 — protein sequence MALSVGLPLSGLETEKFNSFSHIIDIAGLAKSQTSPSPSVSSESSGIGSLGSLKSESLNNDSLPSSPQTTEKKLFQPLPQPQPRPIEKRDVKVVSGGRDILNLMSNLTDPRWNYRATVLPPNNPALFFANRSQYHRLGPYGTRTQYVKDSCRECGFSWVVAATD from the exons ATGGCTTTATCAGTTGGACTACCGTTATCTGGGTTGGAGACAGAAAAATTTAACTCGTTTAGTCATATCATAGACATAGCAGGTCTTGCGAAGTCCCAGACCAGTCCAAGCCCATCTGTCTCCAGTGAATCTAGTGGCATCGGGTCATTAGGTTCGCTCAAGTCCGAGTCCCTTAACAATGACTCCTTGCCATCTAGTCCTCAGACCACAGAGAAg aagtTATTTCAACCTTTACCGCAACCTCAGCCACGTCCGATAGAAAAGCGTGATGTCAAAGTAGTTAGTGGAGGCAGAGATATCCTTAATCTAATGAGTAACTTAACTGATCCTCGATGGAACTACCGTGCTACAGTGCTGCCTCCTAACAACCCTGCACTGTTCTTTGCTAACCGCTCACAGTATCATCGATTGGGACCGTATGGAACACGCACACAGTATGTAAAAGATTCCTGCCGTGAATGTGGCTTCTCATGGGTTGTAGCCGCTACAGACTAA